The Anabaena sp. PCC 7108 region TTCTGGGTGATGTTGATCGCAAGCCTGTTTCAGAGTTTGATGGAAATGGGCTGCATCTTCAGCAAAGGGGTAATAAGGTGTCAAATCAGCGCCACCACCAAACCACCATACTGGGCCTGCTTCAAAATAGCGGTAATTTAAATGGACTGTGGGGACATAAGGATTACGGGGATGTAACACCAGGGAAGTTCCTGTGGCATAAAAGCCGTGTCCTTCTGCTTCAGGACGTTGGGCTAAAATTGACGGTGGCAGATGGGAACCCCAAACTTCAGAAAAATTTACACCAGCTTGTTCAAAGATAGCCCCATCACGCAGTACACGCGATCGCCCACCACCCCCTTCTGGACGCTGCCAACTGTCTTCTTGAAACTTACCAACACCATCCAGTTCCTCCAAACCTTGAGTAATTTTATCTTGCAAATTTTGCATAAACTGACTGACTCTAGCCTGAGCGTCAGATGCTGGAAGAAAATTCGATGATTCTGTTGCTAGAGTGGGTGTTTGCGAATTGGTCAACATAGATTCCCGAACCTAAAATTACAATTTCTTTGAAAGCTACAAATTTTCATTTTCAAAATTTGTCGGCAATCAGAGCCACCAAAGCTCAAGAATGCCAAAACTGCCTTTTCTTAGTTGTCAAGCATTTGCGCCATTGATGGGCATAACTAGAGCTATTGTCCCTCAAATGCGTATAGGCTTGTATATTAACCAAGTTTTTTTGCGACTTTTTGCTTGGAACATTCTGGTACGAATACCAGACTCTGACCAATTAGTCTAGAAGGTAGTTTGTTTGTTGGATGACAACTATGGCAAATAGCGGAAGCAAAGAGCTACTACTTAAAATGCCAAAGTTACCAGATCCTGCGTAGGTTTGCTTCTGGAGGAGGATAAGAAAAGTGCAAAGTTGGTTGTCAAAATTCAGCCACCGCAAACGTCTTCGATTTTGTGCTGCTTTGGTGCGGACTTATCGAGAGATCAGCTCTGCTTCTGTAGATGAACTGTGGCAACAAGTGGTTGACTTCACAGATGTTTCTTGGCATCCACTACTCAAAAGTACTAATGTACCATTAGGACTAGTACCTAAACCTGGATTGATTTTCCAGGCTTTCACCCGTTTTTCGCCGATTCCCATCCAGATTTTCGTAGAATGCGTCAATCCCAAAAAAATGCTGAGTATCCGCATCTTGGCAATCCCAGGAATTGAGGAACGAGTGACATATCAAGTGGAGTCAACTGTTTGTGGCAGTTATTTATCTTATTCTGTAACGTTACGCGGTTGGTTATCACCTCTAATTTGGACATTCTCTCGTCCTTATGCAGATCGGGTAGCACGTTCCTTGGTGGAAGCTGTAGAAAAGGCAGCATTATCAGCAGTTTCAGGGAAGAAAAAATCCCTCAATGGTGGGTGTTTGGATTTTTAGGGAGTGGGGAGTGGGGAGTCAGTTGTAGCTGTTTCCAATGTCCAGTGACAAGTGATAACTGAATAACTGCCCCAAGAAAGTTAAGATGCAAGTAGGTAAAATTGACAATCTTTTAAATTTTATTAAGGCGCAACGGTATACACACTATGTATGATGTCTTAGATTCTCACTCAGTCCTAGAAGTTTTACGACCGGTTGAAGATCCAGAGCTTCGCAAAAGTCTGGTAGAACTGAATATGATTCGCAACGTCAAAATTGACGCTGGCAAGGTTAGCTTTACTTTGGTGTTGACAACTCCTGCCTGTCCCTTACGGGAATTTATTGTTGAAGATTGTAAAAAAGCAGTATCCAAGCTCCCTGGTGTGACGGATATCAGCGTAGAAGTAACAGCAGAAACACCACAGCAAAAAAGCTTACCTGACCGTAATGGTGTTCCAGGCGTAAAAAATATTATTGCTGTTTCTAGCGGTAAAGGAGGCGTTGGTAAAAGTACAGTGGCGGTAAATGTGGCAGTGGCTTTAGCACAAACCGGAGCCAAAGTCGGCTTGTTAGATGCTGATATTTACGGGCCTAATGACCCCACCATGCTAGGGTTGGCTGATGCAAAAATTGCGGTTCGCTCTACAGAAACAGGTGAAATCCTGGAACCTGCTTTTAATCATGGTGTCAAGTTAGTCTCAATGGGCTTTTTAATTGACCGAGATCAGCCAGTGATTTGGCGTGGACCAATGCTGAATGGCATAATTCGCCAATTTCTTTATCAGGTGCAATGGGGAGAACTGGACTATTTAATTGTGGATATGCCACCAGGAACCGGAGATGCTCAGTTAACTTTAACCCAAGCAGTACCCATCGCTGGGGCAGTGATTGTCACCACACCGCAAACAGTAGCGCTGTTGGATTCGCGGAAAGGGTTGCGGATGTTCCAGCAGTTGAATATCCCGGTATTGGGAATTGTGGAAAATATGAGCTATTTTATTCCCCCAGATCAACCGGATAAACAATATGATATTTTCGGTTCCGGAGGTGGCTCAAAAACTGCCGCAGAATTAGGAATACCACTGTTGGGATGTGTACCTTTAGAGATTTCTACTAGAATTGGCGGTGATAATGGTGTGCCGATAGTTGTTGCTGAACCAGATTCAGCTTCTGCTCAAGCCCTGAAAGCGATCGCTTTAACTATCGCCGGTAAAGTATCAGTCGCTGCTCTAACATAAGGCAGAAGGCAGAAGGCAGGGGGCAGGGTGCAGGGGGCAGGGGGCAGGGGGCAATAGATAATTATTTCTCCGTGTCCCCGCGTCTCCCCCTCTCCGCGTCTCCCTATCTCCGTGTCTCCCCCTCTCCCTATCTCCGTGTCTCCCCCTCTCCATCATCCTTTAACGCTCAAGTTCCTCTTCGCACAATGTTGTTAAAACCTTCGCTCCCCAAAATCCGCTGGCAATATTGGGTTAAACCCTGGCAGCAAGTAGATTGGCTATTATTTTGTTTACCTGTTGCCCTGAGTTTGTTTGGCGGTCTGATGATTCTAAGTACAGAACTAAAGCAGCCATTAACTGATTGGTGGTGGCACTGGCTTGTAGCTGGTATTGGCTCAATCATCGCCTTGTTTTTGGCTCGTTGCCGCTACGAAAACCTAATTCAGTGGCACTGGATAACCTACGCGCTCACTAATTTTAGTTTGATGATTGTGATGATCGCTGGAACTAGTGCCAAAGGCGCACAGCGATGGATTAGCATTGGTGGCTTTAATGTCCAACCCTCAGAATTTGCCAAAATAGGCGTAATTATCACCCTAGCGGCTTTACTGCACAGACGTACAGCTTCTACCCTTGACAGTGTATTTCGTGTCTTGGCAATCACTGCCATACCTTGGGGATTAATATTTTTACAGCCAGATTTGGCTACATCTCTAGTATTTGGGGCGATAGTTCTAGGAATGCTTTATTGGGCAAATGCCAATCCGGGTTGGTTAATTCTGATGATTTCTCCTGTAGTATCGGCAATTCTGTTTAGCATCTCCTGGCCTTTGTCAGATCCGATCATCTTGCTTAAAGACCTATCTTTTAGCCCTTTGGGTTTAGCCTGGGCAGGTGCAATGGGAATTGTAGGATGGCAGACTTTACCCTGGCGGAGATTTAATGTTGGTGCGTTGCCTTTAGCGAGCGGAGCTATCACTGCTTTCGCTTTTAATATGTTGGGAGGTGAATTAGGGTTTTTCGCTTGGAATCATGTATTAAAAGAATATCAAAAAGATAGGCTGAGTGTATTTATCAATCCTGAACATGATCCTCTTGGTGCGGGTTATCACTTAATCCAATCTCGCATTGCCATTGGTGCCGGAGAAATTTGGGGATGGGGTTTGTTCAAAGGTCCCATGACTCAACTCAATTTTGTACCTGAGCAGCACACAGATTTTATTTTCTCCGCTGTTGGTGAAGAGTTTGGTTTTGCTGGTTGTTTAATAGTATTGTTTGTCTTTTGCTTGATTTGCTTCCGTCTACTACGCGTAGCTCAAACCGCCAAAGATAATTTTGGTTCGTTGTTGGCTATTGGTGTTTTATCGATGATTATGTTTCAAGTCATTGTTAATGTGGGCATGACCGTTGGTTTAGCACCTGTGGCTGGTATACCCTTACCTTGGATGAGTTATGGTCGTTCTGCGATGTTGACTAACTTTATCGCTTTGGGAATAGTAGAATCTGTAGCCAATTTCCGCCAACGCCAGAAGTATTATTAAATCAGGGAACAGAGCTATTAAAAATCAAAAATTAAACATTAAAAATTAAACAACTGCTGTTTTTCCTCTCTTGCCTTTTTTCTCTAACAACTGACAAACAACTAATATTAAGGTATTAACAGAGAATAAACCGAGGGTAAAAACATGATTCTGCCTGGAGCAACTGTTCGCGTCAAAAATCCCGCAGACACATATTATCGCTATGAAGGACTTGTACAACGGGTCAGTGATGGCAAGGTAGCTGTACTTTTTGAAGGTGGTAATTGGGATAAATTAATTACCTTTCGCTTGCCAGAATTAGAACCTGTAGACACTACAGGCAAGAAAAAAGGAAAATAGGTAATAACTGATAGGTAATGGGTGATGGGTGATAGGTAATGAGATGATAATTCTCAACTGTTGACTCATTACTCGTTACTCAGCACTCGTTACTCGGCACTCTCATGCGTCTACCTTTACCACAGTTTGCTACAGGCGATCGCCATCCTGACCATATTGGGGAGGTGATAGAAACAGCGACTACCGAATTTTTGGCACAGTGTTTAGAACCGGAAGACTTGAGTTTTCCACCTATGCCACCTTTTGGGAGTTGGGTTTGTGCTGTGGATGAAGAATCTGGCAATCAAGTCTATGCTGTGGTATATCATGCCACAACTATGCCCATAGATTCTGTACACCGAGCTAGAGCATTGGGGTTGTCCTTGGCAACTTTGCGTGAGGAGCAACCCCAGATATTTGCTATGCTCAAAACTGAATTTCGGGCAGCCATTGTTGGATTTGAGCAGCAGTCTCAAAATCTAAGTTATAACCAAGGAGTATATCAGTATCTCCCACCTCGTCCACCTCAGATTCATCAAGCTGTTTATCGGTGTCAACCAGAAGCAATCGTCAAATTCACCGAAAAACTAGATTTTTTACGGACATTACTTTTGATTAACGGTGCGCCGGTAGAATCCTTGGCTGCATCTGCCATTCGTGAAGTTTACCAGTTACGCAAAGCTGACCGAGAATGGTTAATCAAAGCGGGAAGACACTTGAGTATACTGTTAAAAGACGATTATGATCGCTTGCGGTTTATTTTGAGTCAAATTCACCCATAGGTAGTTAGTTGCTAATCGATTGCCTAGCTGGTGTTAGATTAAGTTTTTTGAATATTTATTCGGGTTAGCTTTTGAAAGTTATATAAATCAGGCGATAGTTCTTCCGATTATCACAGTTTCACCGTTGCCCATTTTAGTCCTACCTATGGAACTCTTATCACAAGTGCTGGCTTCGGAACCAACTTCCCAAGTTCTTGGTAAGGAACCAATTGTTACCTTTGCTATTTTATTGGTAGTGATCTTAGTTGTACCTATCCTTTTTGACCGGCTAAGATTGCCAGGATTAGTGGGTTTGGTTTGCTCTGGGGTAGTACTTGGTCCATCAGGCTGGCGTTTATTGGAGTCAGAATCCCCAATGATCACCTTGCTATCAGACATTGGGTTAGTTTACTTAATGTTTATAGGTGGGTTGGAATTTAATCTCAAAGTTTTTCGTAAACAGAAAATTCGTTCTTTGGTATTTGGTAGCCTGACTTTCAGTCTCCCTCTGATACTCGGGACATTAGTAGGGCGATTTTGTGGTTTTGGCTGGCATACCTCAATCTTAATTGGTGCTTTACTTGCTTCTCACTCTCTTTTGGCATATCCGATTATCAGTCATTTGGGAGTGGTAAACAACGAGGCTATCACCATGACAATGGGAGCCACGATTTTTAATGATCTTGGTACAGTATTGATATTAAGTGTTTGTATAGCAAGCTCTCAGGCTGGGGTATTCAGCGTTGATCAAATAGTGCCAATAGTAGCATTAATAATAAGTTACGCTTTGATAGTGTTAGTAGGGTTTGATTGGGCGGGTAAAGAATTTTTCCGACGGTCTGGAGACGACGAAGGCAACAAGTTTTTATTTGTCTTAATGTCTGTGTTTCTCGCAGCTGTAGTTGCTCAAATGATGGGGTTAGAAAAAATAGTTGGTGTGTTTTTAGCTGGCTTGGCGGTGAATGAAGCTGTAGGAGAAGGGCCAGTTAAAGAAAAATTGGTGTTTATTGGCAGTGTGCTATTCATTCCCATTTTCTTTGTTGATTTGGGTTCAAGGATTGATTTACCTGCTTTTTTTGACGGCAATAGCACAATCAAGTTATTGTTGTTAATTTTCTGCGGTTTGATTACTAGTAAATTTATAGCCGCTTTGTTGGCAAAACTGGTTTACAACTATAACTGGCAGGAAACTCTAACAATTTGGTCACTATCAATTCCTTTGGTAAGTACGACATTAGCAGTGGCATTAGGGGGATATCGGTCTGGGCTATTACCTCCATTGGTATTAAACAGCGTAATTGTTTTAGTGGTGATGACAGCGGCTTTGGGTCCTTGGCTGACAAGTGTTGTGGCTGCGAGTACTACTGGTTTAACTTGTTCATCAGTTCAAGAGGAATCACCAAGCAATATATCTGAACAGCCAAGACAATCAGCACATGAGCATTTGACTATAGTTGTACCTTTGTATAATCCCCATAATCAAAGATATCTAATTGAAATGGCGGCATTATTGGCCTGTCAGTGCAATGGCAAAATTTTACCATTAGCGATCGCTCATGCTACGGCTCAAATGGATACACCACAATTAGAAGTAGCTTGGCAACGGAGTGAGCGGTTATTAGCAAAAGCCATAGTACAGAGTCAATTGTTGGGAGCAAAAGCTGAACCATTACTGCGAATTGATGATGCCTTTGCCCCAGGAATTAGTAGGGCAGCTCGTGAACAAAAGGCAAATTTAATTATCATGGGTTGGGGTAGACGGACTGGCTTGAGGGCGCGTTTATTGGGTAATGTAATTGATAGTGTCCTCTGGGCATCCCATTGTCCAGTTGCTGTAGCACGTCTGGTGGAATCACCAAAAAAAATTCAGCGCATTCTCGTGCCGATAGAAAACTTCATGAATCCCACACTAACACCTGTGAAATTTGCTCAGATGTTAGCAGATGCCAATCAAAGCCACATGACTATCTTGAATGTGTGCGATCGCCGCACCAGTTCCAGTAAAATTGCTGCTAGGCGATCGCATCTCTCTGTATTAGTATCTAAATTGGCTTTGACTAACCCTCCAGAGATTCAAATTATGGCTCATGAAAATGTTGCCCAAGCGATTTTGCAGGCTGCTAGATTATATGATTTAATTGTGTTACCTTTTATCCGTAATCGTACTAGTCCTGGAGGATTAGCTATGAGTGATGTCACAAACCAATTAGTTAGCCAACTCACTTGCTCAATCATTATTCTGGGAGAACCACAACATAATCAAAAATTACTTTTTTCAAAAAATACTCCTAGTAATACAGCTACTCTGTAAAAATACTGTAATAGAAATTGATATTCTTGTTGAAGATTTGATGAACTCTAGCTAAAAATATGACAATTATTAGAAAATGTTAGTTATTTTGCAAATTTAATCATGCAGGTAACAAACACGAAGATCACAATATTTGCACAAATATATCTTTTCGTGATCTTTGCTAGTTATCTATTTTTGTACCCTAGCTGGGTAATCCAACAATCAAGATCATACCCACTGGAAATAACTGTAAAATTACCAAGAAATTTATGAGAATTTTAGTAACGGGCGGTGCTGGGTTTATTGGTTCCCATTTGATCGACCGACTAATGACTAAAGGTCATGAGGTCATATGTTTAGATAATTTCTACACAGGTCATAAACGCAATATCCTCAAATGGTTAAACAACCCTAATTTTGAGATGATCCGTCACGATATCACTGAGGAAATTCGCTTAGAAGTGGATCAAATCTATCATTTAGCTTGCCCTGCGTCCCCGGTACATTATCAGTACAACCCCATTAAAACCGTGAAAACTAACGTAATGGGAACAATGAATATGTTGGGGTTAGCTAAACGAGTAAAAGCTAGGTTTTTGTTAGCTTCTACCAGTGAAGTCTACGGTGATCCAGAAGTTCATCCCCAAACTGAAGATTATCGAGGTAGCGTTAATCCCATTGGGATTCGTTCTTGCTACGACGAAGGTAAAAGAATTGCTGAAACTTTGGCATTTGACTACTACCGAGAAAATAAAGTTGATATTCGGGTAGCCAGAATATTTAACACCTATGGCCCACGAATGTTAGAAAACGATGGTCGAGTAGTGAGCAACTTTATAGTTCAAGCCTTACGTGGTAATCCTTTGACAGTATACGGTGAAGGTACACAAACTCGTAGTTTCTGCTATGTCTCTGACTTAGTTGAAGGACTAATCAGGTTAATGAATGGTGAGTACATTGGTCCGGTCAATCTGGGTAATCCTGATGAATACACAATTTTGGAATTGGCACAAGCTGTGCAGAACTTGATTAATCCAGATGCACAAATTAAGTTTGAACCCTTACCTTCAGATGATCCTCGTCGTCGTCGTCCCGATATCACCAGAGCAAAAACTTGGTTAAATTGGGAACCTACCATTCCTCTACAAGATGGGTTAAAACTGGCAATAGAAGATTTCCGCCAACGTATTGAAAGTAACAATTAGTTAGTTATTAGTTGTCATTAGGCATTTGTGAACCAATGACAACTGAAATAAAGGTAAAAAAGTAAGGAGTTAAAAAATGCGTGTTTGTGTAATCGGGACTGGTTATGTGGGTTTAGTAACAGGGGCTTGTTTGGCTCATATCGGACATGATGTTATTTGCATAGATAACAACGAAGAAAAAGTAAAATTAATGAAGTCTGGGCAGTCGCCAATTTTCGAGCCAGGACTATCGGAAATTATGCAGTCTGCTATTAATACTGGAAATATTCAATTTTCTTCGGATCTGGCTGCTGGAGTGGCTCATGGCGAAATTCTATTTATTGCGGTGGGAACACCTCCCTTACCTACTGGGGAAAGTGATACTCGTTACGTAGAAGCTGTGGCGCGTGGTATTGGAGCAAATCTCAACGGTGGTTATAAGGTAATTGTCAATAAATCTACTGTTCCTATCGGTTCTGGTGACTGGGTTAAGAGAATTGTTTTAGATGGCATTGCTGAACGCCAAACAACATTGCTACCAGGAAGTGAGACAGCAGTTGCAGAAAAATTACCTGAGATTGCCGCTCAGTTTGATGTCGTCAGCAATCCAGAGTTTTTACGGGAAGGTTCAGCAGTTTATGACACATTTAATCCTGACCGAATTGTCTTAGGGGGCAATAGTCAACAAGCAGTCGGGATGATGAAAGAACTATATGCCCCAATTGTGGAACGCAAGTTTGCGGCTGACAAGTCTTTACCCTCTGTCCCAGTGCTGGTTACAGACCTGAGTTCAGCCGAAATGATCAAATATGCTGCTAATGCCTTTTTAGCGACCAAGATTAGTTTTATCAATGAAGTTGCTAATATTTGCGATCGCGTTGGTGCCGATGTTACCCAAGTCGCAAAAGGCATCGGTTTAGATTCCCGCATTGGTAACAAGTTCTTACAAGCTGGTATTGGTTGGGGTGGTTCTTGCTTTCCCAAAGATGTCTCAGCACTAATTCACACAGCCGATGATTATGGCTATGAAGCCCAATTGATGAAAGCCGCTGTGAGTGTAAATGAACGCCAACGTTTGATTGCTTTGGAAAAACTCCAGCAAGTCTTGAAAATCCTTAAAGGTAAAACGGTGGGACTACTTGGCCTGACCTTCAAGCCAGATACCGATGATTTGCGTGATGCACCTGCGCTTAACTTAATTGAGCAACTCAACCGCCTGGGAGCTAAAGTCAAGGCTTATGACCCGATTATTTCCCAAACAGGTATGCGTCATGGTCTTTCTGGTGTCTTGGTGGAAACCGATGCGGAAAGACTAGCTGATGGCTGCGATGCTTTGGTACTTGTTACTGAATGGCAACAGTTCAACACTTTGGACTACACAAAAATGGCAAAATTGATGAGTCACGCTGTGATGATTGATGGTCGCAACTTCCTAGATCCTGAAGCAATGGTGAGGGCTGGGTTCCAATATGTGGGTGTGGGACGATAAGAATTAAAAATTAAAAATTAAAAATTAAAAATTAAAAAATTTATGCAACTTGTGTTTTTTAATTTTTAATGACATCGCCGCCCAAACTAAAATAGGCGGCGTTTAATTTTTTTCCATTTCAAGAACTACGCGGGATACGTTCTATTTCTGCATAACCGCTAAAAATTAACCTTTGACCTTCAGTTTCTAACCGATTAAGTCGCATTTTTACTCCATCAAGGTCAAAGCGATCTAAATCGACCATGTTATCCAAAATTTCTACCAACGCCATACTTAAGGTTTGGGAAATTTCTCGCTGTAATTCTGGAACTTGCTCCAGTTCAATTTTTGGATCTTTGAAAGAAATCCGTCGTCGTCTTTCAATCCCAACACCTATGGTCATACTCAGGGGTATAAGTTGTCCGTTGTTTAAATCGGCTTTAGCTACAAGATGTAATTGATTTCCCGGTAATAGTTGTATTTGGACTTCCGTAAACGAAACTGGTTCCCCACCAGATATAGCTATTAAAGTTGGTTCAGAAAGGTTGAGCAAGCGCTTTTTAACCAGTTCTGCCTTGAAAGCTTCATTAATTCCTGCTTCTGACAATATTACTTGCGCTACTGCTTGGGTAGGTTGTTTGAGGGTGAGTTTGCCACTTAAAACCGAGCTGAAGTCAATGGCAACTGCATCGGTTTCAAAAGTCATTTCCTCAACTGCGAAGTCTTTACGAATGACTAAGCCACGACCGCTCATTTTAAAGCTATCAATGCTGCCTTGCAACAGTTTGCTGGAGGGATAGCAGCGCACAAAGACTTCTACTGACTCGCTCATGCTAAACAGGTGGCGAATCGTTTGGCTGGCGACTGTGTTGAGCATTCGCTCTCCCCAATCGCTGCCTTTAGGATCTGTAAAACCAGTAAGTCCGCCTAACATTAGATTCTGGGTCTCTAGAAGTTCTTTGTACTTTTGTAACAAATTGTCAACAATAGTGCAAGCGATCCCCAGATTTAATCTTCTGATAGATATGTGCAGGATAACTGATGGTTGATAGAATAATATGCTGTCCCAAGAGCCTGCAATCACCAATTATCCTTGATTTATAGTCTGTAGGTTAAATTTTTTAATTGCATGATTGACGCAAAATCATGAATAAACGTATCTCTTACGGCTCCCGTAAGGCATACCGCTGAGAACACCGAGGAATAAGAGTTTGGGAGAGTTTTTGCGTAAGTCCTAAATTGTTAATTATGCCCTACATTACTAGTGCGTTAGAATACTGCTAACGCACCCTACGTGACAAACAAAACATTTCAGTTAAAGGATCATGAACTCAGGACAACAGGCTTTCAAACTATCGATGTTTAACCAAGCCTAGATTCTTTTCTCTTACTATAGTAGTAGCTGTTATAACCACTTAATTTCTTCTTATCCCCGTTAGCAACAACACCTAAGACGTTGATAGGAGAACTTCTGAGCGTATCCTGAAGTTGTATCAGTGCTGATTTATCAGTTTTGTCGATCCTTGCTACCAGTATCATACCATCAGTTTGCGGTGCTAAGAGTCTGGCATCAACTAATCCCAACATTGGAGGGGCATCATAAATCACTAAATCAAAGTTTTTCTTAAAATATTCCATTAGTTGCTTCATCTTATCTGATGAGAGCAACCTGGCAGGATCGGGTGGTGTTGGTCCTGCGGTAATCACAGATAATAGATCCATAGAAGGTATTTGCTGAATTACCTGCTCAACTGGCATATTTGAAGATATTACATTACTCAATCCCGATAGATTATGTAAATTGGATACTTTGTGAACCTGGGGGCGGCGGAGATCCGCATCTATCAATAGTACTCGTTTTCCCAAGGCGGCGGCTATTTGGGCAATATGGAATGAAACGGTAGTTTTTCCATCTCCAGGCATAGCAGAGGAAACAACTAGGGCATGAATCGGTTTATCAGAATTGAGTAATTGAATATTGGAATAAAGAACCTGTAGAGATTCCCAAAATATTCCTTGTCCATAATAGCCATCACTTGAATGGCGACGACGGAAGAGATTAGAAAACCAACCTATATTTTGGGTTATATTTTGGGGTATCTTTTGGGAAAGATTGCCTAACCAATTTTCTTCTTTGGCAACGCCGTTGTTAGGATTAGATAATTGATTCGTAGAAATTTGTTTATCAAGAGGAAGAGATCCTAAGAACGGGAGTTTTATCTTCTCTTTCATACTCTCGACAGTATGGTAGGTATTGTCCATTTTCTCTAAGAGCAAGCCAATACCAATTCCCGCAGCCAAGCTCGTCATTAATCCCAACAATAAACTACGTGGAATATCTGGAGATATAGGGAATTTACCCAGAATTGGTTTTTGTATTAATTCCCAAGGAACTTCTGTCTGTGCTACTCCAATTGAAAGTTCTTGTTCGGTAGTTAAAAACTTATTCAGGGCATCATTTGCGACTTGCAATTCCCGTTGAATTTCACTGTATTGTCT contains the following coding sequences:
- a CDS encoding HAS-barrel domain-containing protein, encoding MRLPLPQFATGDRHPDHIGEVIETATTEFLAQCLEPEDLSFPPMPPFGSWVCAVDEESGNQVYAVVYHATTMPIDSVHRARALGLSLATLREEQPQIFAMLKTEFRAAIVGFEQQSQNLSYNQGVYQYLPPRPPQIHQAVYRCQPEAIVKFTEKLDFLRTLLLINGAPVESLAASAIREVYQLRKADREWLIKAGRHLSILLKDDYDRLRFILSQIHP
- a CDS encoding UDP-glucuronic acid decarboxylase family protein; protein product: MRILVTGGAGFIGSHLIDRLMTKGHEVICLDNFYTGHKRNILKWLNNPNFEMIRHDITEEIRLEVDQIYHLACPASPVHYQYNPIKTVKTNVMGTMNMLGLAKRVKARFLLASTSEVYGDPEVHPQTEDYRGSVNPIGIRSCYDEGKRIAETLAFDYYRENKVDIRVARIFNTYGPRMLENDGRVVSNFIVQALRGNPLTVYGEGTQTRSFCYVSDLVEGLIRLMNGEYIGPVNLGNPDEYTILELAQAVQNLINPDAQIKFEPLPSDDPRRRRPDITRAKTWLNWEPTIPLQDGLKLAIEDFRQRIESNN
- a CDS encoding NAD(P)H dehydrogenase subunit NdhS: MILPGATVRVKNPADTYYRYEGLVQRVSDGKVAVLFEGGNWDKLITFRLPELEPVDTTGKKKGK
- a CDS encoding cation:proton antiporter — protein: MELLSQVLASEPTSQVLGKEPIVTFAILLVVILVVPILFDRLRLPGLVGLVCSGVVLGPSGWRLLESESPMITLLSDIGLVYLMFIGGLEFNLKVFRKQKIRSLVFGSLTFSLPLILGTLVGRFCGFGWHTSILIGALLASHSLLAYPIISHLGVVNNEAITMTMGATIFNDLGTVLILSVCIASSQAGVFSVDQIVPIVALIISYALIVLVGFDWAGKEFFRRSGDDEGNKFLFVLMSVFLAAVVAQMMGLEKIVGVFLAGLAVNEAVGEGPVKEKLVFIGSVLFIPIFFVDLGSRIDLPAFFDGNSTIKLLLLIFCGLITSKFIAALLAKLVYNYNWQETLTIWSLSIPLVSTTLAVALGGYRSGLLPPLVLNSVIVLVVMTAALGPWLTSVVAASTTGLTCSSVQEESPSNISEQPRQSAHEHLTIVVPLYNPHNQRYLIEMAALLACQCNGKILPLAIAHATAQMDTPQLEVAWQRSERLLAKAIVQSQLLGAKAEPLLRIDDAFAPGISRAAREQKANLIIMGWGRRTGLRARLLGNVIDSVLWASHCPVAVARLVESPKKIQRILVPIENFMNPTLTPVKFAQMLADANQSHMTILNVCDRRTSSSKIAARRSHLSVLVSKLALTNPPEIQIMAHENVAQAILQAARLYDLIVLPFIRNRTSPGGLAMSDVTNQLVSQLTCSIIILGEPQHNQKLLFSKNTPSNTATL
- a CDS encoding DUF2993 domain-containing protein yields the protein MLGGLTGFTDPKGSDWGERMLNTVASQTIRHLFSMSESVEVFVRCYPSSKLLQGSIDSFKMSGRGLVIRKDFAVEEMTFETDAVAIDFSSVLSGKLTLKQPTQAVAQVILSEAGINEAFKAELVKKRLLNLSEPTLIAISGGEPVSFTEVQIQLLPGNQLHLVAKADLNNGQLIPLSMTIGVGIERRRRISFKDPKIELEQVPELQREISQTLSMALVEILDNMVDLDRFDLDGVKMRLNRLETEGQRLIFSGYAEIERIPRSS
- a CDS encoding UDP-glucose/GDP-mannose dehydrogenase family protein: MRVCVIGTGYVGLVTGACLAHIGHDVICIDNNEEKVKLMKSGQSPIFEPGLSEIMQSAINTGNIQFSSDLAAGVAHGEILFIAVGTPPLPTGESDTRYVEAVARGIGANLNGGYKVIVNKSTVPIGSGDWVKRIVLDGIAERQTTLLPGSETAVAEKLPEIAAQFDVVSNPEFLREGSAVYDTFNPDRIVLGGNSQQAVGMMKELYAPIVERKFAADKSLPSVPVLVTDLSSAEMIKYAANAFLATKISFINEVANICDRVGADVTQVAKGIGLDSRIGNKFLQAGIGWGGSCFPKDVSALIHTADDYGYEAQLMKAAVSVNERQRLIALEKLQQVLKILKGKTVGLLGLTFKPDTDDLRDAPALNLIEQLNRLGAKVKAYDPIISQTGMRHGLSGVLVETDAERLADGCDALVLVTEWQQFNTLDYTKMAKLMSHAVMIDGRNFLDPEAMVRAGFQYVGVGR
- a CDS encoding Mrp/NBP35 family ATP-binding protein, which translates into the protein MYDVLDSHSVLEVLRPVEDPELRKSLVELNMIRNVKIDAGKVSFTLVLTTPACPLREFIVEDCKKAVSKLPGVTDISVEVTAETPQQKSLPDRNGVPGVKNIIAVSSGKGGVGKSTVAVNVAVALAQTGAKVGLLDADIYGPNDPTMLGLADAKIAVRSTETGEILEPAFNHGVKLVSMGFLIDRDQPVIWRGPMLNGIIRQFLYQVQWGELDYLIVDMPPGTGDAQLTLTQAVPIAGAVIVTTPQTVALLDSRKGLRMFQQLNIPVLGIVENMSYFIPPDQPDKQYDIFGSGGGSKTAAELGIPLLGCVPLEISTRIGGDNGVPIVVAEPDSASAQALKAIALTIAGKVSVAALT
- the rodA gene encoding rod shape-determining protein RodA, which translates into the protein MLLKPSLPKIRWQYWVKPWQQVDWLLFCLPVALSLFGGLMILSTELKQPLTDWWWHWLVAGIGSIIALFLARCRYENLIQWHWITYALTNFSLMIVMIAGTSAKGAQRWISIGGFNVQPSEFAKIGVIITLAALLHRRTASTLDSVFRVLAITAIPWGLIFLQPDLATSLVFGAIVLGMLYWANANPGWLILMISPVVSAILFSISWPLSDPIILLKDLSFSPLGLAWAGAMGIVGWQTLPWRRFNVGALPLASGAITAFAFNMLGGELGFFAWNHVLKEYQKDRLSVFINPEHDPLGAGYHLIQSRIAIGAGEIWGWGLFKGPMTQLNFVPEQHTDFIFSAVGEEFGFAGCLIVLFVFCLICFRLLRVAQTAKDNFGSLLAIGVLSMIMFQVIVNVGMTVGLAPVAGIPLPWMSYGRSAMLTNFIALGIVESVANFRQRQKYY